The Elaeis guineensis isolate ETL-2024a chromosome 13, EG11, whole genome shotgun sequence genome includes a region encoding these proteins:
- the LOC105056775 gene encoding lanC-like protein GCL1, whose amino-acid sequence MSSPTVSEMEHDEAVLRRMESLHVAVDLLPSSEAFLKAAISLKDQVLEATWKGSGGGRCIDPTAYVGLLGTAITCLRAYEVTGSPADLRLAAEIVDTCTAAARSYRRRVTFLCGRAGVYVLGAVAANYGEDTQRRKLFLDLFLEVAQERALPIGPEEGGLGMPYELLHGRAGFLYAALFINKHLGPGSIPAELLDPVVEAVLAGGRAGASDNPDCPLMYRWHGTRFWGAAHGLAGILHVLLHFRLNGSDREDVRKTVRYMVQNRFGHSGNYPSSEGNPRDKLVQWSHGAGGVAIMLCKAAQVFPDEREFRDAAIEAGEVVWKRGSNQKVGLADGIAGNAYAFLSLYQLTKEKVYLERAEAFAGSLYHNAFKLVARDQVNGGENTYSLFQGLAGVACLWFDLMTPESASFPGFEL is encoded by the exons ATGTCGTCGCCGACGGTATCGGAGATGGAACACGACGAGGCTGTCCTCCGGCGAATGGAATCCCTCCACGTGGCAGTCGACCTCCTTCCCTCCTCCGAGGCCTTCCTCAAGGCGGCCATTTCTCTCAAGGACCAG GTGTTGGAGGCCACGTGGAAGGGATCAGGAGGCGGACGGTGCATCGATCCGACGGCGTACGTGGGCCTTCTCGGTACGGCCATCACGTGCCTGAGGGCGTACGAGGTGACGGGTAGCCCCGCGGATCTCCGGCTCGCTGCCGAGATCGTAGATACGTGTACAGCCGCCGCTCGGAGCTACAGAAG GCGCGTGACATTCTTGTGCGGGAGGGCCGGAGTGTATGTGCTTGGGGCCGTGGCAGCTAACTACGGAGAAGACACGCAGCGCCGGAAGCTCTTTCTAGACCTTTTCCTTGAG GTGGCCCAGGAGAGAGCCCTTCCGATCGGACCGGAGGAGGGCGGACTCGGCATGCCCTACGAGCTCCTCCATGGCCGGGCCGGCTTCCTCTACGCGGCGCTTTTCATCAACAAGCACCTCGGACCGGGTTCAATCCCGGCTGAGCTCCTGGACCCGGTCGTGGAGGCGGTTTTGGCTGGCGGCCGAGCAGGGGCCTCGGACAACCCGGACTGCCCCCTGATGTACCGGTGGCATGGAACCCGCTTCTGGGGCGCGGCCCATGGTCTGGCTGGGATCCTCCACGTACTGCTCCACTTCCGGCTTAATGGATCGGACCGGGAGGACGTGAGAAAAACCGTGAGGTATATGGTCCAGAACCGGTTCGGACACAGTGGAAACTATCCTTCGAGCGAGGGCAATCCCAGGGATAAGCTGGTGCAATGGTCCCATGGTGCTGGTGGTGTGGCTATCATGCTTTGCAAGGCTGCTCAG GTGTTCCCTGATGAGCGGGAGTTTCGTGATGCAGCCATTGAAGCAGGGGAAGTGGTGTGGAAAAGAGGGTCTAATCAGAAAGTTGGGCTTGCCGACGGCATCGCTGGAAATGCCTACGCTTTCCTGTCGTTGTACCAGCTAACAAAGGAGAAGGTATACTTGGAGAGGGCTGAAGCATTTGCCGGCTCTTTGTATCACAATGCTTTCAAGCTTGTAGCCCGTGATCAAGTCAATGGTGGTGAGAATACTTACTCTTTGTTCCAGGGTCTGGCAGGTGTGGCTTGCCTCTGGTTCGACTTGATGACACCAGAGAGTGCTAGTTTTCCAGGATTTGAGCTATGA
- the LOC105056776 gene encoding plant cysteine oxidase 1 has protein sequence MNASELIDIVPFIQERAPAMGRSKVQELYDACSTVFSGKEGFPTLKQIRWLREILDDMEPADVGIDGSRSPVDEPKIASRGGLILGQALTQMTYVHIHECDDFSMGVFCFPAGAKLPLHDHPGMVVLSKVLYGSVSVRSYDWFITPSSRPRKGGLVKVEADDVVLQAQSKASVLFPRSGGNIHSFTALTPCAILDVLAPPYSDELGRPCTYFSETPIPSLSGFSILEEIDLPEDLVVAGAPYLGPELILDPDFDGLY, from the exons ATGAATGCATCAGAGTTGATAGATATCGTGCCATTTATCCAAGAGAGAGCCCCAGCCATGGGGAGGAGCAAGGTTCAAGAACTTTACGACGCGTGCAGCACGGTGTTCTCCGGGAAGGAGGGCTTTCCTACACTCAAGCAGATCAGATGGCTGCGAGAGATCCTTG ACGACATGGAACCGGCCGACGTCGGAATTGATGGATCCAGATCGCCGGTGGATGAGCCAAAAATCGCGAGCCGAGGTGGTCTTATCTTGGGACAGGCCTTGACACAGATGACATATGTGCACATACATGAATGCGATGATTTCTCG ATGGGGGTGTTCTGCTTCCCGGCCGGAGCGAAACTACCTCTCCATGATCACCCGGGGATGGTGGTCCTTAGCAAAGTATTGTATGGTTCAGTCTCAGTGAGGTCCTATGACTGGTTTATCACCCCAAGTTCAAGACCAAGGAAGG GTGGTCTAGTTAAAGTTGAAGCGGATGACGTGGTTCTACAAGCACAAAGCAAAGCATCAGTGTTGTTCCCAAGAAGTGGTGGAAACATCCACTCCTTCACTGCCCTAACTCCTTGTGCTATCCTGGATGTTTTAGCACCACCTTACTCTGATGAGCTAGGAAGGCCATGCACCTACTTCTCTGAAACACCTATCCCTTCTCTTTCTG GATTTTCCATACTTGAAGAAATAGATTTACCTGAAGATTTGGTCGTCGCGGGTGCACCATACCTCGGTCCTGAGCTCATCTTGGATCCAGATTTTGACGGACTTTACTAA